Genomic segment of Gemmatimonadales bacterium:
GGAGCAGCGCGCCGCCGTCCCGGCTGCTGCGCCAGACGGGCGACCACACCACTGAGCGTGACCATGCGCCTCCGCGCGCGCGGTCATCCTCGTGGACCGGACATGCCCGGGCTGGACTGGGCAGGACTCCACGAGGCCATCGCGGCGCTCTAGGCTTTGGTCGAGCGACTTTCAACCGCGCCGCAGGGCGCGCACATTGCACAGGGGGACTAATGACACGAGAGAATTCGGCCCGCGCAGGCGGCAAGCAACGTCAAGGGCGCAATTGGCGCCGGAGGCTTTGGTGGGCGACGGTTTCGGTCGCCGGGCTGGTGCTTGTCGGCCTAGTGGCGCGTGGGGTGAGCTCCGGGGGGCAGGGCGGTCATCCGACGCCGCGGCCCGGCGTCACGGCCGCGAACGTCCTCCCGCGCTCGATGCTGACGGGGTACATGAACGAGGTCAACGCATACGCCGCGGCGCGGGAAAACCCCGAAGTCCTCGACGGCCTGTACTGCTACTGCGATTGCAGCAAGCACTCGGGTCACCGGTCGCTGCTCACCTGCTTCGAGAGCCAGCACGGCGCGGCATGCGAGGTCTGCCAACGGGAGGCGATCATAGGCGCAGAGATGCACGGGCGGGGAGCGACCCTGGATCAGATCCGGCAGGCAGTGGATGCCCAGTTCGGGAGTTGAGGCCCCGAGCGTTGCATGAGTGCGAGGCGAGTTCGCGAGTGATCGGCTCAGCGGCCTCGGCTACTGGCTGTCCGGCCAGCACTACGTGCCCAAGAGCGCGCTGGCCATGTACACGCGGTACGAGGCCGCAGATCCAGACCGCGACACGGCCGGTGACGCGACCAGCCGGTTGGTCCTGGGGGGGTACTGCCGCTGACGCTCCCCGAGTACCTGCGCGTGAACCTGGAGTACTCGCTGAGGAACCCGCAGGCCGCGGGCGCACCCTCGACGCACAACGGGGCGGCGGCGCTGCGGCTCACGTTCTGACCGCGATGCAGCGGAGGTGGATGCGTCCTCCACACCCGAAGCGCCGGGGAGGCGGTGCGGCTCGTCACCGACCTCGACCTCCTCGCGTTCCGCCTGGCCGGCTCGGGCTGCGATTAACCCGCAGGGAGGACAGCAATGAGCAAGTCGCGTTCCAAGAAGCATGGCGCAGCGCCAGCGCAGCCGTCGAGTGAGGATGTTCCGAACCACGCCGACATGAGGAAGTTCATGTCGAGTCTGAGGGTCCGCGCGGCGCGGAACGCGGCACCGAAGAAGTTGGCGCCGCCCACCGCCGATGCGGCCATGTACAACAGCCCGACTGCGTCGAGCCGGATCACGAGCCACCCGCCGCTGTCTGGAACGCCTGTGAGCCAACTCAGCGCGACCCCCGCCGACCACAGAAGTCCCGAGGCGTAGGTGCGGTGCGCAAAAGCGGTGCGCCACGGCGAGGGGCGCTCCGTCGGGCTCACCGGAGCGCCGCCTCACCACGCTCCCCGGTCGCGATACGCACGGCGGCCTCAAGCGGGAGCACGAACACCTTGCCGTCGCCGGGCTGTCCGGTACGGGCCATGTCCGCCAGGTGCTCCGCGATCGCCGACGCGCGATCGTCCGGTGCGGCCACGAGGATCGCCGTGTGCGGCACGAAATCGACCAGCTCCTCCTCCGGCACATGGCTATGCGGTGCCGACTTCTCCCGGCCGAATCCTCGGACTTCAAGCACGGTCATTCCCGGAAACCCGGGGTCCGACTCAACCGCGTCCAGGATGCCTGTCACCTTGAACGGCCGCACGATCGCAACAATGAGTTTCATCGCTCCCCCGTTAGAACTCGACGCGCCGCCGCTCGAACACACCGTACAGGACCGGCAAGACGAGCAACGTCAACAACGTGGACGTGACCAGACCACCGACCACGACCGTCGCGAGCGGCCGCTGGATCTCGGAGCCTGCACCTCGCGCGATGAGGAGCGGGACGAGCCCGAGGCTCGCCACCAGGGCCGTCATCAGCACGGGTCGGACCCGCAGCATCGTCCCGCGCACGACGGCCTCCTCGAGCGAGGCTCCCTCGGCGCGTACCTGGTTGAGACAGGTGACGAGCATGACCCCGTTCAGTACCGCCACGCCGAACAACGCGATGAACCCGACCGACGCTGGTACGCTGAGGTACTGACCGGTCACGAACAGGGCAACGATCCCCCCGATCAGCGCGAACGGCACGTTCAGGATGATGAGTGTGGCCTGGCTCGCCGAGTTGAGGGAGCCGAACAGGAGCAGAATAAATGTATCGAGGGCGGCGCGGCAACTCGGTTGCGGTCGCGGCCCGTCCATCTCTCGGGAGTCGAAACCGTGCGCCAGGTGGTTGCCGGCCCCGGCCTCACGGCCCCTGGCGACGCCGCCCCGACGTGTGGGTCTGCACGACCAGCCAGCGCCCGTCGCGCTTCTCGAGGATCGCCGTGCCTCTGCCCTCGACCTCCACGTGCCCTTGCGGCGTGTCCGCGATCAGCTCGTAGCGGAACGATGCCCACGCCACGTTGCTCCGCACTTGCGGCTCGATCTCGTAGTACCGGTAGGTGAAGTTGTTGAACTCCGCGAGCTCGGGCGCGAGATGGTGGTCCCGGTAGTCCACCCAGCCACGGTTGACCCCGGCGCCCTCGATGATCCTCACCCACGCATCCGGCGCGTACAGCGTGTCCAGGCCGGCCACGTTCTTGGCCTGGCTGAACGACGCCAGCGCCTGAACCACCCCGGTGACCAGGTGCTCGTCGTGGGACTGGGCCGACGCGGCCGGCGCGCCCAGGGCACCTGCGACGAGGACGGCGACGGCGGGACGCAACAGTGATCGCATGTCTCAACTCCTGTCGTGAGAGAGTGTCGCGGAGCGCCGCAGCAGCAGGGACTCATGCGCGCCGAGCGGAGTCGGGTTGTAGAACTGCGTGAGGACGATCCCGGTGACGGCCAGCAGGGTGAGGGCCACGAGCGTGAGCGCCCCGAGCATGAAGTCAAGGCGGTTGGCGCGCGCGGGGACCGGGTAATCGAGCGCGCCGAGCGCGAGACGATCGCGGAGGGCGGTCAACGCTCGTCGTGCCGGTGCGCGGGAGCGGGAGCGGCCGTCGAATCACGCGCGGCCGACCGCAGGATGCCGGTCGCTGCACCGCCCATCGCCTCGATCCCGCCCATCATGTCGCCCATCATCAGCCAGTCCTCCATCGTCATGACGTTGCGCGTCGGGTCCCGGAACTCGGCCAGCGCGGCGTAGATCACCTCGCGCTTGCGGTCTCGCGATACCGTGTCGGCCGCGAGGATGTCCGAGATGATGTCGTGCATCATGTGCAGGTTGTCGAAGATGACGGCGGCGCGCGGGTGCCGGGCCGTGAAGAGCGGGGCCACCGACGCGGTCATCGGCATCACCCGCGGCATGCTCCGCGGCGGATCGCGCAGCATGTCCCAGAACCGGG
This window contains:
- a CDS encoding CYCXC family (seleno)protein, with product MLVGLVARGVSSGGQGGHPTPRPGVTAANVLPRSMLTGYMNEVNAYAAARENPEVLDGLYCYCDCSKHSGHRSLLTCFESQHGAACEVCQREAIIGAEMHGRGATLDQIRQAVDAQFGS
- a CDS encoding efflux RND transporter permease subunit; this translates as MDGPRPQPSCRAALDTFILLLFGSLNSASQATLIILNVPFALIGGIVALFVTGQYLSVPASVGFIALFGVAVLNGVMLVTCLNQVRAEGASLEEAVVRGTMLRVRPVLMTALVASLGLVPLLIARGAGSEIQRPLATVVVGGLVTSTLLTLLVLPVLYGVFERRRVEF
- a CDS encoding P-II family nitrogen regulator; its protein translation is MKLIVAIVRPFKVTGILDAVESDPGFPGMTVLEVRGFGREKSAPHSHVPEEELVDFVPHTAILVAAPDDRASAIAEHLADMARTGQPGDGKVFVLPLEAAVRIATGERGEAALR
- a CDS encoding nuclear transport factor 2 family protein: MRSLLRPAVAVLVAGALGAPAASAQSHDEHLVTGVVQALASFSQAKNVAGLDTLYAPDAWVRIIEGAGVNRGWVDYRDHHLAPELAEFNNFTYRYYEIEPQVRSNVAWASFRYELIADTPQGHVEVEGRGTAILEKRDGRWLVVQTHTSGRRRQGP